The proteins below come from a single Epinephelus moara isolate mb chromosome 19, YSFRI_EMoa_1.0, whole genome shotgun sequence genomic window:
- the thbs2a gene encoding thrombospondin-2 isoform X1: MILRRSLFLLLLSFNLLHAVPQDGEQEDETSFDLFEISHITRKTLGAKQFRGQNSDAPAYRFIRFDHLPPVSPPILKQILRQIQNNEGFVFVASIRQDRASRGTLIGLEGPTGQRQFEIVSNGRANTLDLIYWVDGSQNVVSFEDVDLSDSQWKNITLQVHGENANLFVGCSLIDSFILDEPFYEHLQAEGSRMYVAKGSIRENHFRGLLQNVRFIFDTTVEDVLQSRDCELPKQDEANIVSESTEIVDVSPSITTNIIGQKTDDPSADMCERSCEELSTMFQELKGLRVVVSNLIDGLQKVTEENTVMKELLGKMKNSKEKNMCWQDGRLFDDKEDWVVDSCTKCTCQESKIVCHQITCPPVACASPSFVDGECCPVCMHREDGWSPWSEWTECTVTCGTGTQQRGRSCDATSNPCTGPSIQTRKCSLSKCDSRIRQDGGWSLWSPWSSCSVTCGEGQITRIRHCNAPVPQLGGKDCEGSGRETQRCTAKPCPIDGGWGPWSPWATCSATCGGGIKSRTRVCNSPQPQYGGNNCIGEANDSDSCNKKDCPIDGCLSNPCFAGVDCNSSPDGSWECGPCPAGFRGNGTHCEDINECDMVSDVCYKVSGTQRCVNTDPGFHCLPCPRRYKGNQPFGMGVEAAKKNKQVCEPENPCKDKTHNCHKYAECIYISHFSDPMYKCECRTGYAGDGFICGEDSDLDGWPNQNLVCGANATYHCKKDNCPSLPNSGQEDFDKDGQGDACDKDDDNDGILDERDNCPLLYNPRQFDFDKDEVGDRCDNCPYEHNPAQIDTDHNGEGDACAVDIDGDEILNENDNCPMVYNTDQKDTDMDGVGDQCDNCPLLHNPDQTDVDNDLVGDQCDNNQDIDEDGHQNNLDNCPYVANANQADHDKDGKGDACDYDDDDDGIPDDKDNCRLTPNADQLDSDGDGRGDACKDDFDNDSIPDILDVCPENNAISVTDFRKFQMVHLDPKGTTQIDPNWVVRHQGKELVQTANSDPGIAVGFDEFNSVDFSGTMYVNTDRDDDYAGFVFGYQSSGRFYVVMWKQITQTYWEDKPSKAFGISGVSLKVVNSSTGTGENLRNALWHTGNTPGQVRTLWHDPKNIGWKDYTAYRWHLIHRPKTGFIRVVVYEGKQIMADSGPVYDKTFAGGRLGLFVFSQELVFFSDLKYECRDKPELPTVFTR; this comes from the exons ATGATACTCAGGAGAAGTCTCTTCCTGCTACTCTTATCATTTAATCTCCTCCACGCAGTACCTCAAG ATGGTGAGCAGGAGGATGAGACATCCTTCGACTTGTTTGAAATCAGCCACATCACGCGCAAGACTCTTGGGGCCAAACAGTTCCGGGGCCAAAACTCGGATGCCCCCGCTTACCGCTTCATTCGCTTCGACCATCTGCCCCCAGTGAGCCCCCCAATACTAAAACAAATACTACGTCAGATCCAAAACAATGAGGGCTTTGTATTTGTGGCCAGCATACGCCAGGACCGCGCATCACGGGGGACCCTGATTGGTTTGGAGGGCCCCACTGGCCAGCGGCAGTTTGAGATTGTGTCCAACGGACGGGCCAACACTCTGGACCTGATATATTGGGTGGACGGCTCCCAGAATGTGGTTTCGTTCGAGGATGTGGACTTGTCTGACTCACAGTGGAAGAATATCACGCTCCAGGTTCATGGGGAAAATGCAAACCTGTTTGTGGGCTGCAGCCTCATAGACAGCTTCATCCTGGATGAGCCTTTCTACGAGCACCTGCAGGCTGAGGGAAGCCGCATGTATGTTGCAAAGGGATCCATCCGGGAGAACCACTTCAGG GGCCTCCTGCAAAATGTACGTTTCATCTTCGACACCACGGTGGAAGACGTCCTGCAGAGCAGAGACTGCGAGCTCCCAAAGCAAG ATGAAGCTAATATTGTGAGCGAGAGCACCGAAATTGTTGATGTGAGTCCATCCATCACTACAAATATCATAGGTCAGAAGACAGATGACCCAAGCGCAGATATGTGTGAGCGCTCCTGTGAGGAACTCAGCACCATGTTCCAGGAGCTCAAAGGTCTACGTGTTGTCGTCAGCAACCTCATTGATGGCTTGCAAAAAGTG ACAGAGGAGAACACTGTCATGAAGGAGCTCCTTGGGAAGATGAAGAACTctaaagagaaaaacatgtgCTGGCAGGATGGCCGCCTGTTCGACGATAAGGAAGACTGGGTTGTAGACAGCTGCACCAAATGTACCTGCCAG GAGTCCAAGATTGTGTGTCACCAGATTACATGCCCACCAGTCGCCTGTGCCAGTCCGTCATTTGTCGATGGCGAGTGCTGCCCCGTGTGTATGC ACCGTGAGGATGGCTGGTCCCCTTGGTCAGAGTGGACAGAGTGCACGGTCACCTGCGGGACAGGAACTCAGCAGAGGGGTCGATCATGTGATGCAACCAGCAACCCCTGCACCGGACCTTCTATCCAGACCCGCAAGTGCAGCCTTAGCAAATGCGACAGCCGAA TTCGCCAGGATGGAGGATGGAGTTTGTGGTCGCCATGGTCATCCTGCTCAGTGACCTGTGGCGAAGGACAGATCACCAGGATCCGACATTGTAATGCACCCGTGCCACAACTGGGGGGTAAAGACTGCGAGGGAAGTGGGAGAGAGACCCAGCGCTGCACTGCCAAGCCCTGCCCCA TTGATGGAGGTTGGGGTCCTTGGTCTCCATGGGCAACCTGTTCAGCAACATGCGGAGGGGGAATCAAAAGCCGGACGCGTGTGTGCAACAGCCCTCAACCTCAGTATGGCGGCAATAATTGCATCGGGGAGGCCAACGACAGTGACAGCTGTAACAAAAAGGACTGTCCTATTG ATGGCTGTCTGTCTAACCCATGCTTTGCTGGAGTGGATTGCAACAGCTCTCCAGATGGATCCTGGGAGTGCGGCCCATGCCCTGCTGGTTTCCGTGGAAATGGTACCCACTGTGAAGACATCAATGAG TGTGACATGGTGTCCGATGTTTGCTACAAAGTGAGTGGAACGCAGCGCTGTGTAAACACAGATCCGGGTTTCCACTGCTTGCCCTGTCCAAGGCGCTACAAGGGCAACCAGCCTTTCGGTATGGGTGTGGAGGCCGCCAAGAAGAACAAACAG gTGTGTGAGCCAGAGAACCCATGCAAGGACAAGACCCACAACTGTCACAAATATGCCGAATGCATCTACATCAGCCACTTCAGTGACCCAATGTACAAGTGTGAGTGCAGGACTGGTTACGCCGGAGATGGCTTCATTTGTGGAGAAGACTCGGACTTGGACGGCTGGCCCAATCAGAATCTTGTGTGTGGTGCCAACGCCACATATCACTGCAAGAAG GATAACTGCCCCAGCCTTCCCAACTCTGGACAAGAAGACTTTGACAAAGACGGTCAAGGAGATGCTTGCGACAAGGATGACGACAACGATGGAATCCTAGATGAGAGG GACAACTGCCCCCTCCTTTACAATCCTCGCCAGTTTGACTTTGACAAGGATGAAGTTGGCGACCGATGCGACAACTGTCCCTATGAACACAACCCTGCTCAAATAGACACTGACCACAACGGAGAAGGGGACGCCTGCGCAGTGGACATTGATGGAGATG AAATTCTGAATGAAAACGACAACTGCCCCATGGTGTACAACACTGACCAGAAGGACACTGACATGGACGGAGTTGGTGACCAGTGTGATAACTGTCCGTTGTTGCACAATCCTGATCAG ACTGACGTAGACAACGACCTGGTTGGAGATCAGTGTGACAATAACCAGGACATCGATGAGGACGGCCATCAGAATAACCTGGACAACTGTCCCTATGTGGCCAACGCCAACCAGGCCGACCATGACAAGGATGGCAAAGGAGACGCATGTgactatgatgatgatgatgacggtATACCTGACGACAAGGACAACTGCAGACTGACACCCAACGCGGACCAGCTGGACTCTGATG GTGATGGAAGAGGAGATGCCTGCAAGGATGACTTTGACAACGACAGTATCCCAGATATTCTTGATGTGTGTCCGGagaacaatgccatcagtgtcACAGACTTCAGGAAGTTCCAGATGGTCCACTTGGATCCTAAGGGAACCACCCAAATTGATCCAAACTGGGTGGTCAGACACCAGGGCAAAGAGCTGGTTCAGACAGCCAACTCTGACCCAGGCATTGCAGTCG GTTTTGATGAGTTCAACTCTGTGGACTTCAGTGGGACGATGTATGtgaacacagacagagatgaTGACTATGCAGGCTTTGTGTTCGGCTACCAGTCGAGTGGGCGCTTTTATGTAGTGATGTGGAAGCAGATCACACAGACTTACTGGGAGGACAAGCCTTCCAAGGCCTTCGGCATCTCTGGCGTTTCACTTAAGGTCGTCAACTCAAGCACTGGCACAGGAGAAAACCTCAGGAATGCTTTGTGGCACACGGGCAACACTCCCGGACAG GTGCGGACACTGTGGCATGACCCCAAAAACATTGGGTGGAAGGATTACACAGCTTACAGGTGGCATCTCATCCACAGACCGAAGACTGGTTTTATAAG GGTTGTGGTCTATGAAGGTAAACAGATCATGGCTGACTCAGGACCAGTTTATGACAAGACGTTTGCCGGAGGAAGGTTAGGCCTGTTTGTCTTCTCACAAGAGCTGGTGTTCTTCTCCGACCTCAAGTATGAGTGCAGAG ATAAGCCGGAGTTGCCAACAGTGTTCACAAG ATAA
- the thbs2a gene encoding thrombospondin-2 isoform X2 has protein sequence MILRRSLFLLLLSFNLLHAVPQDGEQEDETSFDLFEISHITRKTLGAKQFRGQNSDAPAYRFIRFDHLPPVSPPILKQILRQIQNNEGFVFVASIRQDRASRGTLIGLEGPTGQRQFEIVSNGRANTLDLIYWVDGSQNVVSFEDVDLSDSQWKNITLQVHGENANLFVGCSLIDSFILDEPFYEHLQAEGSRMYVAKGSIRENHFRGLLQNVRFIFDTTVEDVLQSRDCELPKQDEANIVSESTEIVDVSPSITTNIIGQKTDDPSADMCERSCEELSTMFQELKGLRVVVSNLIDGLQKVTEENTVMKELLGKMKNSKEKNMCWQDGRLFDDKEDWVVDSCTKCTCQESKIVCHQITCPPVACASPSFVDGECCPVCMHREDGWSPWSEWTECTVTCGTGTQQRGRSCDATSNPCTGPSIQTRKCSLSKCDSRIRQDGGWSLWSPWSSCSVTCGEGQITRIRHCNAPVPQLGGKDCEGSGRETQRCTAKPCPIDGGWGPWSPWATCSATCGGGIKSRTRVCNSPQPQYGGNNCIGEANDSDSCNKKDCPIDGCLSNPCFAGVDCNSSPDGSWECGPCPAGFRGNGTHCEDINECDMVSDVCYKVSGTQRCVNTDPGFHCLPCPRRYKGNQPFGMGVEAAKKNKQVCEPENPCKDKTHNCHKYAECIYISHFSDPMYKCECRTGYAGDGFICGEDSDLDGWPNQNLVCGANATYHCKKDNCPSLPNSGQEDFDKDGQGDACDKDDDNDGILDERDNCPLLYNPRQFDFDKDEVGDRCDNCPYEHNPAQIDTDHNGEGDACAVDIDGDEILNENDNCPMVYNTDQKDTDMDGVGDQCDNCPLLHNPDQTDVDNDLVGDQCDNNQDIDEDGHQNNLDNCPYVANANQADHDKDGKGDACDYDDDDDGIPDDKDNCRLTPNADQLDSDGDGRGDACKDDFDNDSIPDILDVCPENNAISVTDFRKFQMVHLDPKGTTQIDPNWVVRHQGKELVQTANSDPGIAVGFDEFNSVDFSGTMYVNTDRDDDYAGFVFGYQSSGRFYVVMWKQITQTYWEDKPSKAFGISGVSLKVVNSSTGTGENLRNALWHTGNTPGQVRTLWHDPKNIGWKDYTAYRWHLIHRPKTGFIRVVVYEGKQIMADSGPVYDKTFAGGRLGLFVFSQELVFFSDLKYECRDN, from the exons ATGATACTCAGGAGAAGTCTCTTCCTGCTACTCTTATCATTTAATCTCCTCCACGCAGTACCTCAAG ATGGTGAGCAGGAGGATGAGACATCCTTCGACTTGTTTGAAATCAGCCACATCACGCGCAAGACTCTTGGGGCCAAACAGTTCCGGGGCCAAAACTCGGATGCCCCCGCTTACCGCTTCATTCGCTTCGACCATCTGCCCCCAGTGAGCCCCCCAATACTAAAACAAATACTACGTCAGATCCAAAACAATGAGGGCTTTGTATTTGTGGCCAGCATACGCCAGGACCGCGCATCACGGGGGACCCTGATTGGTTTGGAGGGCCCCACTGGCCAGCGGCAGTTTGAGATTGTGTCCAACGGACGGGCCAACACTCTGGACCTGATATATTGGGTGGACGGCTCCCAGAATGTGGTTTCGTTCGAGGATGTGGACTTGTCTGACTCACAGTGGAAGAATATCACGCTCCAGGTTCATGGGGAAAATGCAAACCTGTTTGTGGGCTGCAGCCTCATAGACAGCTTCATCCTGGATGAGCCTTTCTACGAGCACCTGCAGGCTGAGGGAAGCCGCATGTATGTTGCAAAGGGATCCATCCGGGAGAACCACTTCAGG GGCCTCCTGCAAAATGTACGTTTCATCTTCGACACCACGGTGGAAGACGTCCTGCAGAGCAGAGACTGCGAGCTCCCAAAGCAAG ATGAAGCTAATATTGTGAGCGAGAGCACCGAAATTGTTGATGTGAGTCCATCCATCACTACAAATATCATAGGTCAGAAGACAGATGACCCAAGCGCAGATATGTGTGAGCGCTCCTGTGAGGAACTCAGCACCATGTTCCAGGAGCTCAAAGGTCTACGTGTTGTCGTCAGCAACCTCATTGATGGCTTGCAAAAAGTG ACAGAGGAGAACACTGTCATGAAGGAGCTCCTTGGGAAGATGAAGAACTctaaagagaaaaacatgtgCTGGCAGGATGGCCGCCTGTTCGACGATAAGGAAGACTGGGTTGTAGACAGCTGCACCAAATGTACCTGCCAG GAGTCCAAGATTGTGTGTCACCAGATTACATGCCCACCAGTCGCCTGTGCCAGTCCGTCATTTGTCGATGGCGAGTGCTGCCCCGTGTGTATGC ACCGTGAGGATGGCTGGTCCCCTTGGTCAGAGTGGACAGAGTGCACGGTCACCTGCGGGACAGGAACTCAGCAGAGGGGTCGATCATGTGATGCAACCAGCAACCCCTGCACCGGACCTTCTATCCAGACCCGCAAGTGCAGCCTTAGCAAATGCGACAGCCGAA TTCGCCAGGATGGAGGATGGAGTTTGTGGTCGCCATGGTCATCCTGCTCAGTGACCTGTGGCGAAGGACAGATCACCAGGATCCGACATTGTAATGCACCCGTGCCACAACTGGGGGGTAAAGACTGCGAGGGAAGTGGGAGAGAGACCCAGCGCTGCACTGCCAAGCCCTGCCCCA TTGATGGAGGTTGGGGTCCTTGGTCTCCATGGGCAACCTGTTCAGCAACATGCGGAGGGGGAATCAAAAGCCGGACGCGTGTGTGCAACAGCCCTCAACCTCAGTATGGCGGCAATAATTGCATCGGGGAGGCCAACGACAGTGACAGCTGTAACAAAAAGGACTGTCCTATTG ATGGCTGTCTGTCTAACCCATGCTTTGCTGGAGTGGATTGCAACAGCTCTCCAGATGGATCCTGGGAGTGCGGCCCATGCCCTGCTGGTTTCCGTGGAAATGGTACCCACTGTGAAGACATCAATGAG TGTGACATGGTGTCCGATGTTTGCTACAAAGTGAGTGGAACGCAGCGCTGTGTAAACACAGATCCGGGTTTCCACTGCTTGCCCTGTCCAAGGCGCTACAAGGGCAACCAGCCTTTCGGTATGGGTGTGGAGGCCGCCAAGAAGAACAAACAG gTGTGTGAGCCAGAGAACCCATGCAAGGACAAGACCCACAACTGTCACAAATATGCCGAATGCATCTACATCAGCCACTTCAGTGACCCAATGTACAAGTGTGAGTGCAGGACTGGTTACGCCGGAGATGGCTTCATTTGTGGAGAAGACTCGGACTTGGACGGCTGGCCCAATCAGAATCTTGTGTGTGGTGCCAACGCCACATATCACTGCAAGAAG GATAACTGCCCCAGCCTTCCCAACTCTGGACAAGAAGACTTTGACAAAGACGGTCAAGGAGATGCTTGCGACAAGGATGACGACAACGATGGAATCCTAGATGAGAGG GACAACTGCCCCCTCCTTTACAATCCTCGCCAGTTTGACTTTGACAAGGATGAAGTTGGCGACCGATGCGACAACTGTCCCTATGAACACAACCCTGCTCAAATAGACACTGACCACAACGGAGAAGGGGACGCCTGCGCAGTGGACATTGATGGAGATG AAATTCTGAATGAAAACGACAACTGCCCCATGGTGTACAACACTGACCAGAAGGACACTGACATGGACGGAGTTGGTGACCAGTGTGATAACTGTCCGTTGTTGCACAATCCTGATCAG ACTGACGTAGACAACGACCTGGTTGGAGATCAGTGTGACAATAACCAGGACATCGATGAGGACGGCCATCAGAATAACCTGGACAACTGTCCCTATGTGGCCAACGCCAACCAGGCCGACCATGACAAGGATGGCAAAGGAGACGCATGTgactatgatgatgatgatgacggtATACCTGACGACAAGGACAACTGCAGACTGACACCCAACGCGGACCAGCTGGACTCTGATG GTGATGGAAGAGGAGATGCCTGCAAGGATGACTTTGACAACGACAGTATCCCAGATATTCTTGATGTGTGTCCGGagaacaatgccatcagtgtcACAGACTTCAGGAAGTTCCAGATGGTCCACTTGGATCCTAAGGGAACCACCCAAATTGATCCAAACTGGGTGGTCAGACACCAGGGCAAAGAGCTGGTTCAGACAGCCAACTCTGACCCAGGCATTGCAGTCG GTTTTGATGAGTTCAACTCTGTGGACTTCAGTGGGACGATGTATGtgaacacagacagagatgaTGACTATGCAGGCTTTGTGTTCGGCTACCAGTCGAGTGGGCGCTTTTATGTAGTGATGTGGAAGCAGATCACACAGACTTACTGGGAGGACAAGCCTTCCAAGGCCTTCGGCATCTCTGGCGTTTCACTTAAGGTCGTCAACTCAAGCACTGGCACAGGAGAAAACCTCAGGAATGCTTTGTGGCACACGGGCAACACTCCCGGACAG GTGCGGACACTGTGGCATGACCCCAAAAACATTGGGTGGAAGGATTACACAGCTTACAGGTGGCATCTCATCCACAGACCGAAGACTGGTTTTATAAG GGTTGTGGTCTATGAAGGTAAACAGATCATGGCTGACTCAGGACCAGTTTATGACAAGACGTTTGCCGGAGGAAGGTTAGGCCTGTTTGTCTTCTCACAAGAGCTGGTGTTCTTCTCCGACCTCAAGTATGAGTGCAGAG ATAACTGA